The window CAGCAGATAAATCCTACATATAACTTAAGTTGCCATGAGATCGCATCTTAGGAATATATGTTTGCATTTAGTATCTGCTTAGGAGTTTGTTTTTCTTCCTTTCGCACCTCCAGGTGGAAGATATCATATAGTTATgcaaatgatatatatatatatatatatatatatgattcataATCATACGACTAAGAACCTCGTAACATCTCGATAATCTAGTAATTCTCCTACATAAAGCATGCTTCCTGAGAGGACGGACAACTGACTaaattctctatttttttttttgaattatacagaagTATCATGGCCTCACATAAGTGATctagactagtcacgtgttgccacgtgACGGTCCTCTGTCTctggcgatgccgaaatgttaattccccaATGGCCAGAATTCGAATCCAGAAGGCAGTACTCACAATTGTaagccctttaccactagaAATAAAAGCCCCGGTTGCTATGAATAATATATAGTTAATTCCACCATTGAAATAATACTAGTTTTGCTATAACTTTTTCAACTTTTGTTTCAATTTATGCCACCAAacttatcccctatatattatttgagaaacattgcaacatttttttgtagccacgtgtcatcactagaatgatttttaaaatctttagagaaataatttggtccatctaaatatataataagctttttattaaaccacaataaatatattattaatgtgcttcattatttccttaaataagattacagaattgcctaatgtggctaaagtatatatgacaattaatgattttgaataataaagttttgataaaaataagtgtgtattataattatatttatttaattttaagctattaaaataaattaaataatcatagtaaccatataataaaaatttaaaaaatatttatatattatattttgaatttttaaaaacgagtataaattactaaaattgttaaaagtttcacattcaaattttgcaatctatgatttaaaaattttgttatgacatgatacaaataattaaaaaataatataagttgaaagtcttatttaataagtatcaaaaataaaagatatataaatatatgtatcattttaaattaaactatatgccatataaaaatacataaatatcttaattttgaaatttattttgaacatttttttgataaaaaaattgaaaaaatattgacaacttaatttttttaaaatcttataaattacttaaaaaatTATCCCACAATGAACATTTtcttatcactaatttagactttttgctataatagatacaaatgataaaaaaaatatgaacaaaaaacatcatctaataaatattaatattaaaatataccatatatatatgttactatcatttaaatttaattatatatcatatcaaatagaaaaaatattttttcgatttataaaatttatttatatttttggaccaatttaattatataagtagtagataatgactttttagttattcaatatatatttattatttcataatatgttataaacatataatatataaaataatttatatatataatgttcattccgcacaaggcgcggatcttaacctagtttatatattaattttgttttatcaaaCTTCTCTGAAAACTTTTGTTAAAAATgatcatattatatttatattttagaaaaaaaagataattacaTTCAAACACAAGGACAAAGCAAACTTTTAGTTTTTTATACCTTCACCAAACCCTCTTCACTTTACGGTCCTTACCTACCCCCCTCATCAACCCACTCAGACACACAGCCATCCCGTTAAATCTAACGCCGTTTATCATTTCATGCGTTTCACCAACTCCCACGTACCTAACGCCGTTGTCTTTTTGCCGTTGGTCTCACTTCTCAAACCAACCAACCTCTTATAAAGTCGTCTCTCTCCCCACCATCTTCTTCCTCAGCAGCTTCTTCTGCTTCTCTCTCACATTTGCCtgaaaatcaaccaatcaatcaatcactgtaataacaaaaaaatcgaAACCGACTGTTAATAAATAAGTCTGAGCAATGGATCTTCTCTTGCTGGAGAAGTCTCTAATCGCCGTCTTCGCGGCGGTGGTTCTCGCCACCGTCATCTCCAAGCTCCGCGGCAAGAAGCTGAAGCTCCCTCCCGGTCCTATGCCGATTCCAATCTTCGGAAACTGGCTCCAAGTCGGAGACGATCTAAACCACCGTAACCTCGTCGACTACGCTAAAAAATTCGGAGACCTCTTCCTCCTCAGGATGGGCCAGCGAAACCTAGTCGTCGTCTCCTCCCCCAACCTCACCAAGGAAGTCCTCCACACGCAGGGCGTCGAGTTCGGATCTCGGACGAGAAACGTCGTCTTCGACATCTTCACGGGCAAAGGGCAGGACATGGTGTTCACCGTCTACGGAGAGCACTGGCGCAAGATGAGACGGATCATGACGGTTCCTTTCTTCACCAACAAGGTGGTTCAGCAGAACAGAGAAGGATGGGAGTTCGAAGCCGCGAGCGTGGTGGAGGATGTGAAGAAGAACCCTGACTCCGCCACGAAAGGGATCGTGTTGAGGAAGCGCTTGCAGTTGATGATGTACAACAACATGTTCCGTATCATGTTCGATAGGAGGTTTGATAGTGAGGATGATCCTCTGTTTATAAGGCTTAAGGCCTTGAACGGAGAGAGGAGCAGGTTGGCTCAGAGCTTTGAGTATAACTACGGAGACTTCATCCCTATCCTTAGGCCGTTCCTTAGAGGCTACTTGAAGATCTGTCAAGATGTGAAAGATCGAAGACTCGCGCTCTTCAAGAAGTACTTTGTTGACGAGAGGAAGTGAGTTTGTTGTTGTCTCTTTCGAGTTTGTATTATTCTTGTTTCTTGAAACTGACATTGAGAAATTAAAACAGGCAAATCGCGAGTTGGAAGCCTACAGGAAGCGAAGGATTGAAATGCGCTATTGATCACATCCTTGAAGCTCAACAGAAGGGTGAGATCAACGAGGACAACGTTCTTTACATCGTTGAGAACATCAATGTCGCTGGTAACTTCCGTACCCTTTAGGCCTTTTCTCTGTGTACTATTTTTGTTCCTTGTAGGATACGTAACCAGTCCTCTAGACGTTTCTTGCTTGGGTGAGAAAAGGACAACAGAATCCTATAAATTTGGGACACTAACTAAATCAGTTTATTAGGCTCATCTGGCAAACACTTTTCTGGTCGGAAAATATTGAGACTTTTATGCTTACGTGTCTCACCTAAAGGTGGTGGATTGTACTTGTGTAATGGCTTTTTAGTTTGATTTCTTTTGGGTGAATCCTATAAATTTGGAACACTAACTAAAAACAGTATATTAGATGGTCGGAAAATATTGAGATTTTTAATGTGTCTCACCTAATGGAGCTGGATTGTACTTGTAATGGCTATTAAATTTGTATAATGCTGATTTCTTGTTTATTTCTAATGAAAACAGCTATTGAGACAACATTATGGTCCATCGAATGGGGAATTGCGGAGCTAGTGAACCATCCAGAGATCCAGACCAAGCTAAGGAACGAAATCGACACGGTTCTTGGACCAGGAGTTCAAGTCACGGAGCCTGAGCTTCACAAGCTTCCATACCTCCAAGCCGTGATCAAGGAAACGCTTCGTCTAAGAATGGCTATTCCTCTCCTCGTCCCTCACATGAACCTCAACGACGCTAAGCTTGCTGGCTACGACATCCCGGCGGAAAGCAAGATCCTGGTCAACGCCTGGTGGCTAGCGAACAACCCTGAGAGCTGGAAGAAGCCTGAAGAGTTTAGGCCCGAGAGGTTCTTTGAAGAAGAGGCACACGTGGAAGCGAACGGTAATGACTTTAGGTATGTGCCGTTTGGTGTTGGACGTAGAAGCTGTCCGGGGATTATATTGGCGTTGCCTATTTTGGGAATCACGATTGGTAGGATGGTACAGAACTTCGAGCTTCTTCCTCCTCCAGGACAGTCTAAATTGGATACTTCTGAGAAAGGTGGACAGTTCAGCTTGCACATCCTTCACCACTCCACCATCGTAATGAAGCCAAGGTCCTTTTAAAATGACTTCTTTTTACACTATAGTGATGTTTGTTGAATATtccttgtttttgttttgtactaTTTTGTAAGGTGTTGTGTAAAATGGATTCGTTCCAATATCGCAATAACTATTGGTTCCCACTGTTTTGAAATTGATACTCTCAAATTACTAATGGGCTTTTAAGGCCCATTTATTAATAATAGCCCATAGCAGCGGGAGTGTAAGCACCAAGTGCTCTAAATCACAAATTTCGAAATTTTTTGAGAAGACCGTTTGCTCCCTAGATCGCTCGCTCGCTGCATCGTCGTCCTCGATTTCCCTTTTTGCGAATTTGATCAGTCGCGCCACAAAGATCCTTCGCCGTCGCCGTCGTCTCTGTTCCGTAGGAGAGATTATCAGTTTTCCGTTTCGATGCTCCAATCGCCGTTTTCGAGACGCGGTTAAGATACTGTCGAAGCCTCTCGAATTTTTCAAAGTATCTCTCTATCTTCTCTCTCGATTTTGTAGTTTATTTCgtagaaaaagaaaattcagCTAAATGCGATTGGGAATCAAAGTTAGAGATGAATGTTAAGGAAACGCAAATCTAGTTACGTAATCGTCGCGTAGTTGCGATTGAGAATCTGATTTCGAGATCCGTGTGCAGTCGTACAGCTGAGAACCGGCGTTGTTAAAGAATGCTGCAATGGATGGGAGGATCGAGGCGGAAAGTAGCCGCTGTAAGTGACTTTTGCTTCTTCCTTCTAGTGATAACTCAGAATCAGAGAGATTCATATTATAGCTTGGGTGAATATAGCCTGATGTTTTAGATGAGTTTGATTTCTGACTTGTTGTTTGTTCTCTTGCATCTTTTGGGGGCATTCAGTCGCATACATCGGTGAAGAAGAGGTGTGTAAGCTCTTATTCTGCTGTTTACGATGTGTTTTTCTTCAGCAGCATATGCTTCACTCACACTGATGATGTTGTAGACATTTAGTGCTTACTCACTTTaatttcttctttgttttgaacTTGTAAGGCAAAAACAATACTTTGAGCAGAGGAGAAGACAGCAGCATCAGTTCACAGCTGGGTCTGGGAGCTGTAGTTACGATAGGAACAGTAGTAATCAACACCAGTCTTTGGATATTCTCAATTTCATCAGCCTGTCAACTCCTGCTACTCCTGAATGCAAACCTTCTCCTCCAGAAGATGGTAACTATATGCTTGTTCAAGCTCTCATTCTGAGTGTGGACCAGTGAATTAATGCTCCGAGTCCTTACATATAATTCGATTTTGCTCTCTTCCTGTTTGTGTCATTTGTTAGTGAAACAAGTAGTGGAAGATCGGGATGCTGGTTTCCACAGTCTGAAGGACAATATTACAGGAGTAGGTAAAGTCTCCAAACTCATGATCAAATATGATCTGGTCCTCTTCGGCTTATGTAGTATGTGTGATGTTACAGGAAGTTCATTTAACAATAAAGCAGAAACTATTCCCTTAAAGAGGCAAGTCAGTTTTTCTTTGTCTTGCTTTCCTGTTATGTGACTGcctaagttttgttttttcttaattattctTTTGCTACTGGAACTGCATGTCTGATAGAAATGATATGCTTCACTGTCTTATAGGATTTCGCTTAGTCTCCCTGACAACCAGACAAATGattttaagaaagaaaacacaACAGCGGATCTGATGGGCGGCACAGAGCGGAGTAAGTATTCAGTATAACATAGCATTTAGAAACTAGAAAGGTTTACTGTTTTCTCGTTCTTGTACATAAGTAGATAGTTATGTTTCATTCTAGTCTGACTTCCCTATCACTTTTCACTCTGTGCTCATCCGAATCTGAGCCATGGACATTGTACCTTTTTCAGAGTTATCCGTCTTTGATTTGGTTGGTGATGATTACACAACAACCAATCGGAAAGAATGTTCTCCATCTGAGCCTCACATGGCATTTTCAGTTGAAGGTATAGGAAATCTTATGTTTCCATGTGTACCTAAATAATGTTAAGACGAGATTTTTACTTTGCCTTCCTCCTGTGACTCTTACTTTCTCCATCCAGGTTTAGGTAAAATAAACACGGAAACTCCGCCTAGTTCTCCACAACCATCAAGCAGGTGAGTAGCATTCACGACTTTGTTTGTACTTACCCCTATTTTCATTATGTTTGTTTCCCCTTTTGTCTATTTGTACTGTTTTCTCTTACATGAGAAGCTAATATGTACTGTCTAGGATATAAATCAGTGattgtatttaatttttggtGTAAGAAACTTTGCGTACGGGTGCTCCTCTCCATGGAATGATTCCGGTCAACCTATATCAAACGTCAGGGAAAGGCTCAGCGACTTTGAGAAGGAAAGGGTAACAAAGTCTCATTATCTTATCTTTTAGCTGTCTTGTTTCATTTCTGAGCGTTCTGGAGACCCAATTTTTCAATCTTCCTCTTACAGGACATTATTGAAAGTAGCAAAATGTTCCAAGATGACAAACGTTATAGGTCTCCCATCGACATACATGCTACATATGGGGGCACAAGTCAAAAACTGCGCACTTCCACTGATCACTTGCACAAACCATATATCAGCGACTCAAGAGGCTACTTCTGTGACACTGCAGATTTCAACAAAAGCAGGGTCTTTGATGAAAACGAGTGGAATGGTAATTCTTatgcaaattgtttttttttaaatatatttttagcacAACTCGCCATCTATGCAACTCTAATTATCTCACTTATTTTCTCTTAGTTACTCACGACCATCTACCTTCTGTAATCTACAGAAAATGGCTTGATCAAAGTAGCATGTCAGTTCGTAGTAAATATAGTATAACCTGTAATGAACACAGTTTCATGTAGTGTAACGTGAACACCACATGTAACACAAAAAATTCTGGTCCAAGATCATATATGCatcttgtttctttctttcctaGTGAGATCAAATACCAAAATGTATgaattgttttcttcttcttacctcATCAGCTAAACCCACCTTTCCAGATGACGGGGTGGGCAGATTTTACTGGAAGGACCAACAGCCACGTCAAGAGGAGAGTTTGAACCTTAATTTCAACAATTATGGAAGGGATTACACTGGGAGCCGCTCTTCTGCAGAACACCATGCTACAAAGAAGAGGTAGTTTTCAAATTCTCTCACTTCGTCCCTCTACGCATAGTGATTCTGTAACTTTTGACATTTATACTCTTTCGTCTCTAGGGATTACCTGGAAACGACCTGGAGGTCCAACATCGAAGGTGGGTTTGGTTCTACTAAATTAAGAATAATAGCTGCCttcatatatactttttatCAAGGAACTTTTATTTGACTATGTAAGTTGTCTTCATAGAATAAATAGTCTAAGCGTATGccgttttaaaatttcattgcTTTACATCATTCTTTGGAAATTCCTAATACCTTCCATTTGATTTACTTCACTTTCGTTTTGTATCTGCTAGCTTACTCTGTTGTTGGAGTCTGAAGTTGGAaaagtacttttttttttgaaacactttttttgaaacacatatcTACTTATTTATTGGATTTATAGGGCGTTGGCCTATTTATTTGGTATATCCTTTGTTCTTCCTTCTTTCAGGTTCACCAGTTCGAAGACCACAGTGTCTAGAAAGGGCCATCGATCATCCGAGTTTTGAAAAGGAAACGTAAGTCAGATCCTTAAAATGCGTCTAGTCATATCTGAACTAATGACTGAAACTTTTTGTAAATAACATCGAGTTATTTTCAGAACCCTCGCCTTTAACTTTGACAAAGTATTTGACCCACCGGTTTGGTCATCCGTTGTACTTGAGGAAGACAAAGACAACCATAGCTTGCGTAGGTAAGCAACTACAATGTCCATCTTTCTAATTGTGTTTCATATGCTTGAGATATACTGACACCTATCACTATTTCTAACAGTGAAGAATCTTGCTCGTCTAGTGCAGGTATGAACCCTTTTCTAGAATTCTTATGAATCATATGTTTTCATGTTGACAAGATTTGTTTTTCCCCCTATTTATTGAACCGTCACTGTCCCTGAATCTTTTCAGCTTGGGCCAATGAAACCTCCATTTCACATGAGACCAATACAAGACAGAGGAAAGGGGAAATTGATTCTTTTTGCAACCTTGGAAACAAGAAGTATTTGAATAATGGCCTTTCCTATGAATCTTGGGAAGACTGGGATGTGGATGATCAACAACTGAAGAGAAAAGTTGGGTCTGGAAAGCAGGTCAGACTATCAAACCCAGGAAAGTTGAGATCTACCAGTCATAGAGACTCCTCTTCCCGTGGTGGTCTCGACGCCCCTTACAATTGGTTTGCAGAAGGATTTACAGCTGCAGGCATAAGCTCAGGTTTGTATCTCACTTATTTACCCTCAAAACATCTTCACTGGCCTAAAACATAATCATTATCTTGGCGATCTCTCACATTAAAGTTCCTGTTTTTGACCTCTGTCACAGATATTACAACCGAGAGAGACAAACCATATCCTTTCCTAAACCCCGTTGTTGGTAGCTCGCACCGGCGTCAATCTCGAGCCCCTGATTCTATTCCGGAAACATGGGTCCCTAAGTTTTCAACAGAAGGCAGTGGATATGGTGATGATGAACACAACTACATGAACTGTGTATCAGCAAACCATAAATCTAAACTAGCAGGAGACGTCTGCAGTTTTGGGAGTGATACGTTATCAGAGAACGATAATGAACAAAGCAAAGAAGTGAATGATCCAAAAAATCAGGGAGATGAGACCTCATCATCCGTTGCAAAGAGCCTCTCAGACGAAAATGAGTATGTACGGTAATCACTTCTCTATTAATTCAGACAAATCTGTTCTCCCATAATCCAATGCTTCTGACACATGGAGAAATTTTCATTGTTGTTAGATGTAACCCGAACAAGGAGGTTGTGAAAGCTCGGCATCAAGGAGACAGAGGTAAATTGAATTTCGTTTCCAAAAAAACTCCATTTTTCTATTATTAGTGGGATTACAGTAAGCTAACACATGAATCTTGGATATGATCAGGAGGAGAAAAGACAAGTAGAGACTCGCACCAACAAATGATAATGCTGGAAAGACGCACGCTTCAGTTCGTTTGTTTAAACAAGACATTGCTCCTTGACTCTTTAAAAACTTAGACTTAGGTAAGAATTTCATACTAGTATTCTTGTGTCTTTTATTTCAAGTTATCTCGAAAACTGAAATACGTAAATAAAAGTTCATGTTGCTTGGGCATAAGGGAATGTGCAAATTTGGCATACTTTTAGTCGAGGGGTTACACAGATGTAAAAATCAACAATATGTTGCCCATACAGGCGTTTAGTGTTTGCGTTTGCACCTATTCTTAAATGCAACTGTATTTGTTAGTCACATTACTCGCGTTCTGTCTATACTATTTTAAGATGCTTTTGCTGTGGTCCTGTGGATAAGCGCAAATACCATCACATAAAAATGTTTTGACCAAAGTTAGTTAGGGATGATTTTGCAGTGTGCGTGATGTGAAAGTTTAATCTTTTGTACTTTTACAAGGTTCCAAATAAGTTACTATAGATCTATAGTAAGATATTAAGACAGCCTATAGGGCTTAATTATGACATCTTTGTTCTCATAATGGATATTGGTGTTAATAAAGTTAGTACCTTTTCTTTAAATATGTTGCATACTTTAATTATATGGGGGATAATGAGATTCCTTGATGTTAGTATTATAGATAAACCGTATACTTTAAATAACAAGAGAAAAATTAATGTCTATTTGCAAGCTGGGAACGTGAGCCCCAGTTACAGCTTTATGTTGTGCATCAGGCATTATTGGAGTTTCTATCACTTGATTTTATTTCTTAGATGCCGTCCTAAAATGTCATTGGATGTTACTTACATTAACAATACCctaataatatttgattatacATAAACAttaacaacaaacaaaaatattgtggTTTGTTTGTTTCTCATGTGCAAACATGTCTGGTACGAGATAACACTTGCTACGTTAGTCAAGATTAGCGTGATGACAACTATGTCAAGAAGAGCTCTCACATGGCTAACACATAAAAATTAGCCTAATCATATCAAACTTGAGAAATTAGTTCTTTGATcctaatatcatatatatgtaatttaaacTAAATTATCTTTGGATTTAATTTTCATAGGCTTTGCTGGTTTATTTATTATGAATATATAGGTTATCCGGGTGCTTCCTGTAATTTCAACAACTTAATTAAGTGTTAAGTTTCGAGATTCGAGATCATTATCAGTTGTAAAATACTATGGCAAGACACAgaagttaataaaatattttgatcttTATAGTTGTTTCAGATTTATAATCAAATTGTACTTGTGTGATGTCAATATAATCTAACGTAGTGGTTCGGAGTTCGGACTATACAAGTCCGTTTCATGAATTAGTTGTGAATGAAAAGAATTTAATACAAGGATAAGGGGAAAGTGTCAAAGTGGCCCTGGGATGATTATCTATCTCTCCTGCATGCTAAAATCAAGAAGAATtccatatattatttatataagaaaaaatacatATGTAAACATAGAAAATGGCAAAAGAGTACATATTTTGCTGtcacaaaaaaaattccatATAAAATTAACgagaacaagaaaataaaatatatttgtcgCGGACACAGCCACTTGTTTCATCCGAATTAATATTACTCGTTCTGTCGTTCAACAGGAGTCGTGACTCGTGAATTGGTGCGCGCTACTACGAGGTAGAATGGGgtgaaaactgaaaaataaaCGTCGTAGCATAAATAGCTAGTGGAAAGCAGAAGCAACAAAgattccaacaaaaaaaaaacacgtgaTTAAAAAACATGGTGTCAGTTTAGTGAGatttagatttgttttttatttatcaaaaattaaaaaaaaacatcaaaaaaaataattaaaaaaacattttactctatttttcatGGTAGACAAGATATACAGATACATGTATATGAATACCCA is drawn from Brassica rapa cultivar Chiifu-401-42 chromosome A05, CAAS_Brap_v3.01, whole genome shotgun sequence and contains these coding sequences:
- the LOC103867954 gene encoding trans-cinnamate 4-monooxygenase (The RefSeq protein has 1 substitution compared to this genomic sequence) codes for the protein MDLLLLEKSLIAVFAAVVLATVISKLRGKKLKLPPGPMPIPIFGNWLQVGDDLNHRNLVDYAKKFGDLFLLRMGQRNLVVVSSPNLTKEVLHTQGVEFGSRTRNVVFDIFTGKGQDMVFTVYGEHWRKMRRIMTVPFFTNKVVQQNREGWEFEAASVVEDVKKNPDSATKGIVLRKRLQLMMYNNMFRIMFDRRFDSEDDPLFIRLKALNGERSRLAQSFEYNYGDFIPILRPFLRGYLKICQDVKDRRLALFKKYFVDERKQIASWKPTGSEGLKCAIDHILEAQQKGEINEDNVLYIVENINVAAIETTLWSIEWGIAELVNHPEIQTKLRNEIDTVLGPGVQVTEPELHKLPYLQAVIEETLRLRMAIPLLVPHMNLNDAKLAGYDIPAESKILVNAWWLANNPESWKKPEEFRPERFFEEEAHVEANGNDFRYVPFGVGRRSCPGIILALPILGITIGRMVQNFELLPPPGQSKLDTSEKGGQFSLHILHHSTIVMKPRSF
- the LOC103867955 gene encoding uncharacterized protein LOC103867955 isoform X3, which codes for MLQWMGGSRRKVAASHTSVKKRQKQYFEQRRRQQHQFTAGSGSCSYDRNSSNQHQSLDILNFISLSTPATPECKPSPPEDVKQVVEDRDAGFHSLKDNITGVGSSFNNKAETIPLKRISLSLPDNQTNDFKKENTTADLMGGTERKLSVFDLVGDDYTTTNRKECSPSEPHMAFSVEGLGKINTETPPSSPQPSSRNFAYGCSSPWNDSGQPISNVRERLSDFEKERDIIESSKMFQDDKRYRSPIDIHATYGGTSQKLRTSTDHLHKPYISDSRGYFCDTADFNKSRVFDENEWNDDGVGRFYWKDQQPRQEESLNLNFNNYGRDYTGSRSSAEHHATKKRDYLETTWRSNIEGSPVRRPQCLERAIDHPSFEKETTLAFNFDKVFDPPVWSSVVLEEDKDNHSLRSEESCSSSAAWANETSISHETNTRQRKGEIDSFCNLGNKKYLNNGLSYESWEDWDVDDQQLKRKVGSGKQVRLSNPGKLRSTSHRDSSSRGGLDAPYNWFAEGFTAAGISSDITTERDKPYPFLNPVVGSSHRRQSRAPDSIPETWVPKFSTEGSGYGDDEHNYMNCVSANHKSKLAGDVCSFGSDTLSENDNEQSKEVNDPKNQGDETSSSVAKSLSDENEYVRCNPNKEVVKARHQGDRGGEKTSRDSHQQMIMLERRTLQFVCLNKTLLLDSLKT
- the LOC103867955 gene encoding uncharacterized protein LOC103867955 isoform X4, whose translation is MLQWMGGSRRKVAASHTSVKKRQKQYFEQRRRQQHQFTAGSGSCSYDRNSSNQHQSLDILNFISLSTPATPECKPSPPEDVKQVVEDRDAGFHSLKDNITGVGSSFNNKAETIPLKRISLSLPDNQTNDFKKENTTADLMGGTERKLSVFDLVGDDYTTTNRKECSPSEPHMAFSVEGLGKINTETPPSSPQPSSRNFAYGCSSPWNDSGQPISNVRERLSDFEKERDIIESSKMFQDDKRYRSPIDIHATYGGTSQKLRTSTDHLHKPYISDSRGYFCDTADFNKSRVFDENEWNAKPTFPDDGVGRFYWKDQQPRQEESLNLNFNNYGRDYTGSRSSAEHHATKKRDYLETTWRSNIEGSPVRRPQCLERAIDHPSFEKETTLAFNFDKVFDPPVWSSVVLEEDKDNHSLRSEESCSSSAAWANETSISHETNTRQRKGEIDSFCNLGNKKYLNNGLSYESWEDWDVDDQQLKRKVGSGKQVRLSNPGKLRSTSHRDSSSRGGLDAPYNWFAEGFTAAGISSDITTERDKPYPFLNPVVGSSHRRQSRAPDSIPETWVPKFSTEGSGYGDDEHNYMNCVSANHKSKLAGDVCSFGSDTLSENDNEQSKEVNDPKNQGDETSSSVAKSLSDENEYM
- the LOC103867955 gene encoding uncharacterized protein LOC103867955 isoform X1, whose translation is MLQWMGGSRRKVAASHTSVKKRQKQYFEQRRRQQHQFTAGSGSCSYDRNSSNQHQSLDILNFISLSTPATPECKPSPPEDVKQVVEDRDAGFHSLKDNITGVGSSFNNKAETIPLKRISLSLPDNQTNDFKKENTTADLMGGTERKLSVFDLVGDDYTTTNRKECSPSEPHMAFSVEGLGKINTETPPSSPQPSSRNFAYGCSSPWNDSGQPISNVRERLSDFEKERDIIESSKMFQDDKRYRSPIDIHATYGGTSQKLRTSTDHLHKPYISDSRGYFCDTADFNKSRVFDENEWNAKPTFPDDGVGRFYWKDQQPRQEESLNLNFNNYGRDYTGSRSSAEHHATKKRDYLETTWRSNIEGSPVRRPQCLERAIDHPSFEKETTLAFNFDKVFDPPVWSSVVLEEDKDNHSLRSEESCSSSAAWANETSISHETNTRQRKGEIDSFCNLGNKKYLNNGLSYESWEDWDVDDQQLKRKVGSGKQVRLSNPGKLRSTSHRDSSSRGGLDAPYNWFAEGFTAAGISSDITTERDKPYPFLNPVVGSSHRRQSRAPDSIPETWVPKFSTEGSGYGDDEHNYMNCVSANHKSKLAGDVCSFGSDTLSENDNEQSKEVNDPKNQGDETSSSVAKSLSDENEYVRCNPNKEVVKARHQGDRGGEKTSRDSHQQMIMLERRTLQFVCLNKTLLLDSLKT
- the LOC103867955 gene encoding uncharacterized protein LOC103867955 isoform X2 produces the protein MLQWMGGSRRKVAASHTSVKKRQKQYFEQRRRQQHQFTAGSGSCSYDRNSSNQHQSLDILNFISLSTPATPECKPSPPEDVKQVVEDRDAGFHSLKDNITGVGSSFNNKAETIPLKRISLSLPDNQTNDFKKENTTADLMGGTERKLSVFDLVGDDYTTTNRKECSPSEPHMAFSVEGLGKINTETPPSSPQPSSRNFAYGCSSPWNDSGQPISNVRERLSDFEKERDIIESSKMFQDDKRYRSPIDIHATYGGTSQKLRTSTDHLHKPYISDSRGYFCDTADFNKSRVFDENEWNAKPTFPDDGVGRFYWKDQQPRQEESLNLNFNNYGRDYTGSRSSAEHHATKKRDYLETTWRSNIEGSPVRRPQCLERAIDHPSFEKETTLAFNFDKVFDPPVWSSVVLEEDKDNHSLRSEESCSSSAAWANETSISHETNTRQRKGEIDSFCNLGNKKYLNNGLSYESWEDWDVDDQQLKRKVGSGKQVRLSNPGKLRSTSHRDSSSRGGLDAPYNWFAEGFTAAGISSDITTERDKPYPFLNPVVGSSHRRQSRAPDSIPETWVPKFSTEGSGYGDDEHNYMNCVSANHKSKLAGDVCSFGSDTLSENDNEQSKEVNDPKNQGDETSSSVAKSLSDENECNPNKEVVKARHQGDRGGEKTSRDSHQQMIMLERRTLQFVCLNKTLLLDSLKT